In Plasmodium gaboni strain SY75 chromosome 14, whole genome shotgun sequence, one genomic interval encodes:
- a CDS encoding hypothetical protein (conserved Plasmodium protein, unknown function) has protein sequence MKIFQAPFFAFFFFFPVFCFFQCYGIYKNKNISKAFLINKKEDARKVFSSNIRNKSKISNRINKLNEHINNIHVGQIKLGYIYDIKDNDIYIKLKDKDRNVVIKKENNYLLENKLLYDYLYDRNLIDDLLYNKLTNEKNYKEIKEEHKDIQNHYKKEINPCVVLIKDVNEKNDEILGELYCNEISKRKDKIFDKLNELKIMEKKIFIKILKNVRNKYYIVLINDCIKGYLLYDEKLNLSDQLHKNLDTYYNKKLNEKYDDKKKKSKNINNEKIYNNNSKRLSAYIIDVNKKLEYVFLSLDKYPENVLNQKLEDIQHTILQENLFENNYFKAEVIDYCNNGNNIIVKIFENKNATIRVKIKSHNIINTRNILRNFDYLKNKVLTHEFNKYFTNMDDSVNQNITKGYANKNLMNEEINAKEKNIQTGKNYLNDINSKDIDSNNNNDPNSSDNSRYKSIYNKNMAKKKKDYLDKFKQFKDQYYGCKDVDALKYINVDDYIYKREKLLYVRIINKTVDRNIYEGSMVHSENINKNIYDIIKQITNKNNICINYDVKLRYPSKVLAFFNNFVILSTKILKTDILTDVIKNQEKNKNNDKSKLPNVVEKDVITLIEKRYIDHENLKVGDIFFCRFENVKRQSIRNVFNLSNSAIINIYNTFFKKDKDSYVLPSKYKEEQHMLHQEIKQKEKKKKKKDINEGNMKEHTNIDTNIDTNTDKNIDTNIDTNIDTNIDTNIDTNIDTNIDTNNVLQNNQGHENKKSSIEYLNKNINQITFEELFFEKYDIYFMKAELHKDTEYRLNKNNIDKNFKLLKNISDNYLSGFNKSYVNYSSIREHYILTYLGEENYKIYRQIVSDYFSSNENSYKELLQTDCQELLSTIFDIALEKPNQLNLQNIQNFNKLLWDKVKKLNVSELNYVLQDLKKLKNRLYIYPCSYDNQIGRMNLILNNQKPIKKEHILNLNVNDNIKELLIKEYRNFRFPIDYIKELILKKKFSKHKDNDKIGIIYILAEETINLYENSAKDVQPFSEEELNTLRAQVLKKSKKNIMEGSTQEEENFHSSLYDVENNQIRKILYMIKEDLEKQKKKNKLDEVDKEYEEEQKTHIDATELHKNLPELEEMNKLSEDVFYMKLPFVE, from the exons atgaaaatattcCAAGCCCCTTTCTTTGccttcttttttttctttcctGTTTTTTGTTTCTTCCAATGTTATGgtatttataaaaataagaatatatcAAAAGCATTTCTTATAAATAAGAAAGAGGATGCAAGAAAAGTGTTTTCATCAAACATTAgaaataaaagtaaaatatCTAATCGcattaataaattaaatgaacatataaataatattcacGTGGGGCAAATAAAACTAggatatatttatgatattaaagataatgatatatatataaaattaaaagataaagaTAGAAATGttgttataaaaaaggaaaacaattatttattagaaaataaaCTACTTTATGATTATTTGTATGATCGAAATTTAATAGATGATCTactatataataaattaacaAATGAGAAGAActataaagaaataaaagaGGAACATAAAGATATTCAAaatcattataaaaagGAGATCAACCCTTGTGTTGTTCTGATAAAAGATGTGAACGAAAAAAATGACGAAATATTAGGAGAATTATATTGTAATGAAATTAGTAAAAGGAAAGATAAAATTTTTGATAAACTTAAcgaattaaaaattatggaaaaaaaaatttttataaaaattttaaaaaatgtaagaaataaatattatattgttttaataaatgattGTATTAAAGGTTATCTACTTtatgatgaaaaattaaatcTCTCTGATCaattacataaaaatttggacacttattataataaaaaattgaatgaaaaatatgatgacaaaaaaaaaaaaagtaaaaatataaataatgaaaaaatatataataataattccAAAAGATTAAGTGCATACATTATAgatgtaaataaaaaattagaaTACGTTTTCTTGTCTCTTGATAAATATCCAGAAAATGTATTAAACCAAAAATTAGAAGATATACAACATACTATACTCCAAGAAaatttatttgaaaataattattttaaagCTGAAGTAATAGATTATTGTAATAATggaaataatattattgttaaaatttttgaaaataaaaatgcTACTATAAGAGTTAAAATTAAATCAcacaatattattaatacaaGAAATATACTTAGAAattttgattatttaaaaaataaagtatTAACACATGAATtcaataaatattttacaaatatGGATGATTCAGTGaatcaaaatataacaaaGGGATATGCAAATAAAAATCTAATgaatgaagaaataaatgcaaaggaaaaaaatattcaaactggaaagaattatttaaatgatataaacAGTAAAGATATTGATAgtaacaataataatgatcCTAATAGTAGTGATAATAGTAGatataaaagtatatataataaaaatatggctaaaaaaaaaaaagattatTTAGATAAATTTAAACAATTTAAAGATCAATATTATGGTTGTAAAGATGTAGATGCtctaaaatatattaatgttgatgattatatttataaaagagaaaaatTACTTTACGTAAGAATTATCAACAAAACTGTAGAcagaaatatatatgaaggATCTATGGTTCATTcagaaaatattaataaaaatatttatgatattattaaacaaattacgaataaaaataatatttgtattaatTACGATGTAAAATTAAGATATCCTTCAAAAGTTTTAGCATTCTTCaataattttgttattCTTTCTACAAAAATTTTGAAAACAGATATACTTACAgatgttataaaaaatcaagaaaaaaataaaaataatgacAAATCAAAACTTCCAAATGTTGTTGAAAAAGATGTTATCACATTAATAGAAAAACGTTATATTGATCatgaaaatttaaaagTAGGAGATATCTTCTTTTGTAGATTTGAAAATGTTAAGAGACAAAGTATAAGAAATgtatttaatttatcaaatagcgctattataaatatatataacactttttttaaaaaagataaagaTTCATATGTTCTACCTTCGaaatataaagaagaaCAACATATGTTACATCAAGAAATcaaacaaaaagaaaaaaaaaaaaaaaaaaaagatatcAACGAAGGTAATATGAAGGAACACACAAATATTGATACAAATATTGATACAAATAcagataaaaatattgataCAAATATTGATACAAATATAGATACAAATATAGATACAAATATAGACACAAATATAGACACAAATATAGACACAAATAATGTCCTACAAAATAATCAAGGGCATGAAAATAAGAAATCTTCCATCGAAtatttaaacaaaaatattaatcaAATTACATTTGAAGAACTGTTctttgaaaaatatgatatttattttatgaaaGCAGAATTACATAAAGATACTGAATATAgattaaataaaaacaatattgataaaaatttcaaattattgaaaaatatatctgATAATTATCTTTCAGGTTTTAATAAATCTTATGTAAATTATTCAAGTATTCGTGAACATTATATTCTTACATATTTAGGAGAAGagaattataaaatatatagacAAATTGTATCTGATTATTTTTCATCCAACGAAAATTCTTATAAAGAACTTCTACAAACAGACTGTCAAGAATTGTTATCAACCATTTTTGATATTGCTCTAGAAAAACCTAATCAACTAAATTTACAAAACATacaaaattttaataaacTCTTATGGGATAAAGTAAAGAAACTTAATGTCAGTGAATTAAATTATGTTTTACAAGATCTcaagaaattaaaaaatagattatatatttatccATGTTCATATGATAATCAAATTGGAAGGATGAACcttatattaaataatcaAAAACCAATTAAAAAGGAACACATACTAAATCTAAATGTAAACGATAATATCaaagaattattaataaaagaatacAGGAATTTTAGATTTCCCattgattatataaaagaattaattttaaaaaaaaaattctcTAAACATAAAGACAATGACAAAATTggtattatttatattcttgCAGAAGAAACTATTAACCTCTATGAAAATTCAGCAAAGGATGTGCAACCCTTTAGTGAAGAAGAACTTAACACTTTAAGAGCACAAGTTTTGAAgaaatcaaaaaaaaatattatggAAGGATCAACTCAGGAAGAGGAAAATTTTCATTCCTCTCTTTATGATGTAGAAAATAATCaaattagaaaaatattatatatgataaaagA GGATTTAGAAAAGcagaaaaagaaaaacaaattGGATGAAGTTGACAAAGAATATGAAGAAGAACAGAAAACACATATAGATGCCACAGAACTACATAAGAATTTACCTGAGCTTGAAGaaatgaataaattatCGGAGGATGTCTTTTATATGAAGCTTCCATTCGttgaataa
- a CDS encoding putative RAP protein produces MNQMENNMTQTEINDELFYEQDYNKDNKNGNDDSHTLDYLKGGNNNYNNNNNNNNSSSNNNVNIDNIHSIYNDSTSNNKMEDLNERKENMQPIKNVDEKCNKNDNCDYNYMNYNHNKEYNIHSNMSSYNHQNRRTKEEYIKDKNIYNNHSDNKNKDNHSQEYSYDDNINNDMHLNDKDNFINNKSHEHIYEHVEKNIKEKENVKEINDDIVMNEELNKKNSEKNNMENDINDNNKINQDDKNRCSDKINQDDKNRCSDKNSSSEWIENEEDIPNVFEVDENLTEEEKQEKLKLIKLITEKLASPLKTASDNKNQNERTENEHENKNEENSLFADDRPIAIEVDGPSHFYANSNRYTTYTKLKHRILTKLGYNVIHISYIDWRKLRNKSEREEFILKKLKEKNDEFLDDEDRTYYNERINMIKDDYVKYMNDKKANTN; encoded by the exons ATGAATCAGatggaaaataatatgacACAAACAGAAATAAATGatgaattattttatgaacaggattataataaggataataaaaatggtAATGATGACAGTCATACATTAGATTATCTAAAGGGAGggaataataattataataataataataataataataatagtagtagtaataataatgtcaatattgataatatacACAGTATATACAATGACTCTACATCAAATAACAAAATGGAGGATTTGAATGAgagaaaagaaaatatgcAACCTATCAAAAATGTAGATGAAAAATGTAATAAGAATGATAATTGtgattataattatatgaattataatcataataaagaatataatatacattcCAACATGTCATCTTATAATCATCAAAATAGAAGAACAAAggaagaatatataaaggataaaaatatatataacaatcattctgataataaaaataaagataatcATTCACAAGAGTATTcatatgatgataatataaacaatgACATGCATTTAAATGATAAGgataattttataaataataaatcacacgaacatatatatgaacatgtagaaaaaaatataaaggaaaaagaaaatgtaaaagaaattaatgATGATATTGTAATGAACGAggaattaaataaaaaaaattctgAAAAGAACAATATGGAAAATGACATcaatgataataataaaataaatcaagatgataaaaatagatgtagtgataaaataaatcaaGATGATAAGAATAGATGTAGTGATAAAAATTCATCCTCTGAATGGatagaaaatgaagaagataTTCCTAACGTTTTTGAAGTAGATGAAAATTTAACAGAAGAAGAAAAACAAGAGAAATTAAAACTTATCAAATTAATAACTGAAAAATTAGCTAGTCCATTAAAAACAGCTAGCgataataaaaatcaaAACGAAAGAACAGAAAATGAACAcgaaaataaaaatgagGAAAATTCACTTTTTGCAGATGATAGACCTATAGCTATAGAAGTTGATGGCCCTTCTCATTTTTATGCAAACAGTAATCGATACACCACATACACAAAATTAAAGCACAGGATATTAACGAAGCTAG GCTATAATGTTATCCATATAAGCTATATCGACTGGAGAAAGCTAAGGAACAAAAGTGAAAGGGaagaatttattttaaaaaaactaaaagaaaaaaatgacGAGTTTTTAGATGATGAAGATAGAACATACTACAATGAAAGAATAAACATGATTAAGGATGATTatgttaaatatatgaatgataAAAAAGCAAACACtaattaa
- a CDS encoding hypothetical protein (conserved Plasmodium protein, unknown function): MRRNISILKYHIFYKYALKPTWFKEYRKNEVNVFFLFDSKRNIISGNISENKDTKIKHVEDTTLKSVKKNKNVQEEENDEDVYVLNGKPLYAQKNKKNKDEIKNKVSSLKKIKYLTNTDNLFYARLNESLSKTKKNKTDKKDIIEKKTFNNNDQIIEEIEYKNVKDEHNKEKNISSYIYSNNQNTTCVDNIKSDIYNERTTNSHKNTHKNDNVIINNNNNNKYTENIQLQNTPMFLGKFVNLANNIQINENKLHIEKKHDTLKTNNIYNSKESNEKEVNKINSNKSNNEYNEQSNDSYIEKLPNDNKNIKQDIFEVLKKINNENDKKGMQKFLNNFLLYKNNSPSNILGNFVSFYFCNILSEDLKDLKYSYYDGVKLCVNTFLNSLKELNENQISKMTNIYLEEYFLNIFRILKDNNLNFHFDNLEITNIKLLSVYNILGLIRNINGKRNIQKKKNIKKFLYQYICIDNKDVALLKSKNRIKFLSNIIKNGVTTRMHILVTLSYDLSSYDNSSSNIITKNNIKNTTMELIFENQLENPNFSIQSNETLNLKSSGWYLVDINQILNENLPYE, from the coding sequence ATGAGGAGAAATATCTCCATCCTTAAATaccatatattttacaagTATGCATTAAAACCCACATGGTTCAAAGAATATAGAAAGAATGAAGTGAACgttttttttcttttcgATAGTAAgagaaatattatatcagGAAATATTTcagaaaataaagatacaaaaataaaacatgTGGAGGACACAACATTAAAAAGtgtaaagaaaaataaaaatgtgcaagaagaagaaaatgatgaagatgTGTATGTATTAAATGGAAAACCTTTATATGCACagaagaataaaaaaaataaagatgaaatcaaaaataaagtgtcttctttaaaaaaaattaaatatttaacaaatacagataatttattttatgcTAGATTAAATGAAAGTTTAAGTAAaacgaaaaaaaataaaacagataaaaaagatataatagaaaaaaaaacatttaataataatgatcaAATAATTGAAGAAatagaatataaaaatgttaagGATGAACATaacaaagaaaaaaatatatcaagttatatatatagtaataATCAAAATACAACATGtgttgataatataaaaagtgatatatataatgaacGAACTACTAATAGTCATAAAAACacacataaaaatgataatgttattattaataataataataataataaatatacagAAAACATACAACTTCAAAACACGCCAATGTTCTTAGGAAAGTTTGTGAATCTTGctaataatattcaaatTAATGAGAACAAATTACATATAGAAAAGAAACATGATAcattaaaaacaaataatatatataatagtaaagaatcaaatgaaaaagaagttaataaaattaattctaataaatctaataatgaatataatgAACAGAGTAATGATTCTTATATTGAAAAATTGCctaatgataataaaaatataaaacaagatatttttgaagttttaaagaaaataaataatgaaaatgataaaaaagGAATGCAAAAATTcttaaataattttttattatataaaaataatagcCCTTCAAATATTTTAGGAAATTTCGTTAGTTTCtatttttgtaatatattaagtgaagatttaaaagatttaaaatattcttattatgATGGAGTAAAATTATGTGTTAATACCTTCTTAAATTctttaaaagaattaaatgaaaatcAAATATCTAAAATGACAAATATCTATTTAgaagaatattttttaaatatattccgtattttaaaagataataatcttaattttcattttgatAATTTAGAAATAACCAATATCAAATTATTAAgtgtatataatatattagGTTTAATTCGAAATATTAATGGGAAAAgaaatattcaaaaaaaaaaaaatatcaaaaagttcttatatcaatatatatgtattgataataaagatgtcgctttattaaaaagtaaaaatagaataaaattcttatcaaatattataaaaaatggaGTTACTACACGTATGCATATATTAGTAACATTGTCTTATGATTTATCTTCATACGATAATAGTTCCtcaaatattattacaaaaaataatattaaaaatacaaCCATGGAATTAATATTTGAAAACCAATTGGAAAATCCGAACTTTTCTATACAATCTAATGAAActttaaatttaaaatcATCAGGCTGGTATTTGGTAGACATCAAtcaaatattaaatgaGAACTTGCCTTATGAATGA
- a CDS encoding putative phosphodiesterase delta, translating into MNEYNNVNMEQEKEEKKEEEKYKNIIKKEYFIFPRLYDKNKEIEYNKLRIHNIKEYICIHLTVSLFIILIECFVFTFNLNIKDTISMEICVVIFSILNCLMHIVVLIKMYFFTSENVYIKGVFIGYILLNQIFQFLSLYFFTKRNEENKNDIAHLKYYDNRFNLYLHFFVDSVFILCLPALSFCLSVFFMIMFVCLNMLLINIVKFNKVSYGSDIYHMCLLSVVLLMVFILRYMMEERNRLLFFFIKDMMLDNYRKWYAECMGGHYDKDKDSMTVDVDNNKYKKENDENYKFLFSNKCILFHDFTLNGCYKDYYSMISFLRKLLKTCNLKENINENTSVNINGYRYENMNCDDNINSNIHKNYNSCYEELKKNLNESDILTIAYEVEVLKNIKKINSDEIGKNWDYSFIDSEYGKSTLVILEVGYHLISPYIENNENKRKKLQLFLLLINSMYFPNPYHNANHGATVCHLSKCLAHITDYDSYLNNTYMICYLIASIAHDVGHPGKTNSYLSETNHILSIRYNDMSILENYHCSITFSILQLIGFDFLINNEDTKLVEKNKYTNMRKFIIELIISTDMKLHFEYVDIFKKRKKSQNFDISDRDAINLGTINIKLADIGHTCLKWKDHAKWTMLVSEEFFSQKKVEELHKNKNRDPLNFPHFGKEENIDEGMIFNYENIYINYINNINNINTYDYSYIKLNFIHHHDFVKSIPSTQVYFFEIIVMPLIKELQSMEKAKKEITQKVLHNLNINLKTWRLIEKNINLFYNTEKMTGTDYYKNLEKQKLLRGIRLLDIAEEDVISLTENFKEEIKQEKS; encoded by the exons ATGAATGAGtataataatgttaataTGGAACAGGAGaaggaagaaaaaaaggaGGAAGAgaaatataagaatattataaagaagga atattttatatttcctCGATTATATGacaaaaataaagaaatagaatataataaattaaggatacataatataaaagaatatatttgtattcACCTGACCGTATCTctatttattattcttatagAATGTTTTGTATTTACCTTca ATttgaatataaaagataCGATATCCATGGAAATATGTGTAGTAATATTTTCCATTTTGAATTGTTTAATGCATATTGTTGtcttaataaaaatgtatttcTTTACATCTGAAAATGTGTATATTAAAGGGGTATTCATTGGATATATACTTTTA AATCAGatttttcaatttttatctttatatttctttaccaaaagaaatgaagaaaacaaaaatgatattgctcatttgaaatattatgaCAACAGATTTAATTTGTATCTGCACTTTTTTGTGGACTCTGTTTTTATTCTTTGTTTACCAGCATTAAG CTTTTGCCTGTCCGTTTTCTTTATGATCATGTTCGTTTGCCTAAATATGCTACTTATTAATATCGTCAAATTTAATAAAGTAAGTTATGGTAGCGATATTTATCACATGTGCTTGCTAAGCGTAGTGCTGTTGATGGTTTTCATATTGCGTTATATGATGGAAGAGAGAAAtagattattatttttctttataaaaGATATGATGTTAGATAATTATAGAAAATGGTATGCTGAATGTATGGGAGGTCATTATGATAAGGATAAAGATTCTATGACAGTAGAtgttgataataataaatataagaaggagaatgatgaaaattataaatttttattttctaataaatgtatattgTTTCATGATTTTACTCTTAATGGTTGTTATAAAGATTATTATTCGAtgatttcttttttaagaaaattGTTAAAAACATGTAATTtgaaagaaaatataaatgagAATACTAGTGTTAATATTAATGGGTATAGATATGAGAATATGAATtgtgatgataatataaattcgaatatacataaaaattataattcatgttatgaagaattaaaaaagaatttaaaTGAGTCAGATATATTAACTATAGCATATGAAGTAGAAGTAttgaagaatataaaaaaaataaattctGATGAAATAGGAAAAAATTGGgattattcatttattgATTCTGAATATGGAAAATCAACTTTAGTTATATTAGAAGTGGGTTATCATTTGATAAGTCcatatatagaaaataatgagaataaaagaaagaaattacaattatttttattattaattaatagTATGTATTTTCCTAATCCATATCATAATGCAAATCATGGTGCTACTGTATGTCATTTATCAAAATGTTTAGCTCATATAACAGATTATGATAgttatttaaataatacatatatgaTATGTTATTTAATAGCATCTATAGCACATGATGTAGGACATCCTGGAAAAACAAATTCGTATCTCTCTGAAACaaatcatatattatcaatacGATATAATGATATGAGTATATTAGAAAATTATCATTGTAGTATAacattttctatattaCAACTTATAGGTTTCgattttttaataaataatgaagataCTAAATTAgttgaaaaaaataaatatacaaatatgaGGAAGTTTATTATTGAACTAATTATATCTACTGATATGAAATTACATTTTGAATATGTAgacatatttaaaaaaagaaaaaaaagtcAAAACTTTGATATAAGTGATAGGGACGCAATTAATTTGGGAACTATAAATATTAAGCTAGCTGATATTGGACATACATGTTTGAAATGGAAAGATCATGCAAAGTGGACTATGTTGGTAAGTGAAGAATTCTTTTCTCAGAAGAAGGTCGAGGAGTTACACAAGAACAAAAATAGAG ACCCCTTAAATTTCCCCCATTTTGGAAAAGAGGAAAATATAGATGAAGGAATGATTTttaattatgaaaatatatacataaattatataaataatataaacaacataaatacatatgattatagttatattaaattaaattttattcatCATCATGATTTTGTCAAAAGTATTCCTAGTACTCAAGTTTACTTTTTTGAAATTATTGTCATGCCATTAATTAAAGAACTTCAATCAATGGAAAAAgcaaaaaaagaaattacACAAAAAGTTTTACACAACcttaatattaatttaaaaacTTGGAGACttattgaaaaaaatattaatttattttataacaCAGAAAAAATGACTGGAACagattattataaaaatttagaGAAACAAAAGTTATTAAGGGGAATACGATTGTTGGATATAGCTGAGGAAGACGTCATATCACTAACCGAAAATtttaaagaagaaataaaacAGGAAAAATCATGa